In Nitrospirota bacterium, one DNA window encodes the following:
- the csrA gene encoding carbon storage regulator CsrA — MLVLTRKSGESINIGDDITITIVEIKGNSVRLGINAPAKLRIYRKELYEKIKKENLMSSSHSMDEFQKINKVLRSK; from the coding sequence ATGCTGGTATTGACAAGGAAGTCAGGTGAATCAATAAACATCGGCGATGATATTACCATCACGATTGTCGAAATAAAAGGTAATTCCGTCAGGCTGGGGATCAATGCTCCAGCCAAGCTTAGAATATACCGAAAAGAACTTTACGAAAAAATCAAGAAGGAAAATCTGATGTCATCAAGCCACTCCATGGATGAATTTCAAAAGATCAATAAAGTGTTGAGGTCAAAATGA
- the fliW gene encoding flagellar assembly protein FliW — protein sequence MIKFGTTRFGDLEVTEEKIITFPDGMVGLPDLKRFVLIDHKDTPLKWLQSFDDPDMAFIVASPEFVTAEYPLNLDRTVREFIELENDDDLVVLVIMRVSGEDVIANFQGPLIINARNMKGVQIILDSPDKFIRKS from the coding sequence ATGATTAAATTCGGCACAACGAGGTTTGGAGATTTAGAGGTAACAGAAGAAAAGATTATAACTTTTCCTGATGGGATGGTTGGTCTCCCGGACTTGAAAAGGTTTGTTCTTATTGACCACAAAGACACCCCGCTTAAGTGGCTCCAGTCTTTTGACGATCCCGACATGGCTTTCATAGTTGCATCACCTGAGTTTGTTACGGCTGAGTATCCATTGAATTTAGATAGGACGGTAAGAGAATTCATCGAACTTGAAAATGATGACGACCTTGTTGTGCTTGTAATTATGAGAGTCAGCGGGGAGGATGTAATAGCCAACTTCCAGGGGCCGTTGATAATTAACGCACGTAATATGAAGGGCGTACAGATCATCCTCGACAGTCCTGATAAGTTTATCCGGAAAAGCTGA